The Amycolatopsis mongoliensis genome includes a window with the following:
- a CDS encoding SCO0930 family lipoprotein — MLRTRIAVSVAAAAAGLAVLTACSGAETAQPVIAPAAAGGTGGGQIANGQVGNAAPASNESKLVVADVANVGQVLTDQNGMTLYRFDKDTAKPPKSNCDGDCAKAWPPMLATGDVQVQGVDKNLVGKVTRSDGTEQITVGGWALYRYAKDTKAGEATGQGVGGAWYAANAKGGKAGQAASEAGVVKLSASNIDGLGEAIVDQNGMTLYLFQKDTKKAKTSACNGDCAKTWPPVLSNGKVELQGIESKLLGSIKRSDGTEQVTIGGWPVYTFSKDLKPGDANGMGVNGTWFVIEPNGCKVGTTPSSTANQAPADSGAGSSSNSGSGGTTY; from the coding sequence CTGCGGCAGCCGGGCTGGCAGTGCTCACCGCTTGCTCGGGTGCCGAAACTGCTCAGCCGGTCATCGCCCCTGCGGCGGCGGGCGGCACCGGTGGCGGCCAGATCGCCAACGGGCAGGTCGGCAACGCAGCCCCCGCGTCGAACGAATCGAAACTGGTCGTCGCGGACGTCGCCAACGTCGGGCAGGTGCTCACCGATCAGAACGGCATGACCCTCTACCGCTTCGACAAGGACACGGCCAAGCCGCCGAAGTCCAACTGCGACGGTGACTGCGCCAAGGCCTGGCCGCCGATGCTGGCCACCGGGGACGTGCAGGTGCAGGGGGTCGACAAGAACCTCGTCGGGAAGGTGACGCGCTCCGACGGCACCGAACAGATCACCGTCGGCGGGTGGGCGCTCTACCGCTACGCCAAGGACACCAAGGCCGGCGAGGCGACCGGCCAGGGCGTCGGTGGCGCCTGGTACGCCGCCAACGCCAAGGGTGGCAAGGCCGGGCAGGCCGCGAGCGAAGCCGGCGTCGTCAAGCTGAGCGCCAGCAACATCGACGGCCTCGGTGAGGCGATCGTCGACCAGAACGGCATGACCCTCTACCTGTTCCAGAAGGACACCAAGAAGGCCAAGACGTCCGCCTGCAACGGCGACTGCGCCAAGACCTGGCCGCCGGTCCTCTCCAACGGCAAGGTCGAGCTGCAGGGCATCGAGTCGAAGCTCCTCGGCAGCATCAAGCGCTCCGACGGCACCGAGCAGGTCACCATCGGCGGCTGGCCGGTCTACACCTTCTCGAAGGACCTGAAGCCGGGCGACGCGAACGGCATGGGCGTCAACGGCACCTGGTTCGTCATCGAGCCCAACGGCTGCAAGGTCGGCACCACCCCCAGCTCCACCGCCAACCAGGCTCCGGCTGACAGTGGCGCTGGGAGCAGCAGCAACTCCGGCTCGGGTGGCACCACCTACTGA
- a CDS encoding DUF4383 domain-containing protein, with translation MTHAKGARIRVRGLQPAQVLAGLAGIAFIIVGIIGFTRTGVGNFAGHHDAGLWRFSGNPLMSLVRVVTGVVGLLLAFGSGRARAFGWLLFIFYGALFVWGLMIDGLISTNPFANAGNPMDMGRADTWLHLGVAALGLLIAVLPARRTIHIPEDEVADEPTVVEQRTDRVADTDRTDALPAEEPRRRSFLRRHHDERGPEVAREERPPGLAH, from the coding sequence ATGACTCACGCGAAAGGCGCACGCATCCGGGTACGCGGCCTGCAGCCGGCGCAGGTGCTGGCCGGACTGGCCGGGATCGCGTTCATCATCGTCGGCATCATCGGATTCACCAGGACCGGCGTGGGCAACTTCGCCGGCCACCACGACGCGGGGTTGTGGCGGTTCTCCGGTAACCCGCTCATGAGCCTGGTCCGCGTCGTGACCGGCGTCGTCGGCCTGCTGCTGGCCTTCGGCTCGGGCCGCGCCCGGGCGTTCGGCTGGCTGCTCTTCATCTTCTACGGCGCCCTCTTCGTGTGGGGCCTGATGATCGACGGCCTCATCTCGACCAACCCGTTCGCCAACGCCGGCAACCCGATGGACATGGGCCGCGCCGACACCTGGCTGCACCTCGGTGTCGCCGCGCTCGGCCTGCTGATCGCCGTGCTGCCGGCCCGCCGCACCATCCACATCCCCGAGGACGAGGTGGCCGACGAACCGACCGTCGTCGAGCAGCGCACCGACCGCGTCGCGGACACCGACCGCACGGACGCCCTCCCGGCCGAAGAGCCGCGCCGTCGTTCGTTCCTGCGTCGCCACCACGACGAGCGAGGCCCGGAGGTCGCTCGCGAAGAGCGTCCGCCGGGCCTCGCCCACTAG
- a CDS encoding serine hydrolase, translated as MRKLSGIFLVGLCVGAIGAVAVTIGHGAAQAPRAIAATEALTTMSEMPGTPSPAPEPTPAPTPTPSPTPKPESKPESKVDAAGLDRLVPGGTVSVVVFDRQLGSTTVSVHADRGYTSASLVKLLIALAVLERGGPVADVQRMLSRSDDDLASRFWTAYGGPSIVTRWAAKIGLTGTRPPTDPGRWGDTRITAKDVVRLYQYVLAHGPAAILAALRAATERGSDGFRQYFGIPDAAGDRPWAVKQGWSCCGPTRMLHTSGLVGADERYIVAVLSEHPSSVDYATASKRVTSVVSALLG; from the coding sequence ATGCGCAAGCTGAGCGGCATCTTCCTGGTGGGACTGTGTGTGGGGGCGATCGGCGCGGTGGCCGTGACGATCGGTCACGGTGCGGCTCAGGCGCCGCGGGCGATCGCCGCCACCGAAGCGCTGACAACGATGTCTGAAATGCCCGGCACACCGAGCCCGGCTCCCGAGCCGACGCCGGCTCCGACGCCCACTCCGTCGCCCACGCCCAAGCCCGAGTCCAAGCCCGAGTCCAAGGTGGACGCCGCCGGGCTGGACCGGCTGGTGCCCGGAGGCACCGTCAGCGTCGTCGTGTTCGACCGCCAGCTCGGATCGACGACCGTCTCGGTGCACGCGGACCGCGGATACACCTCGGCGTCGCTCGTGAAGCTCTTGATCGCCTTGGCCGTGCTCGAGCGGGGCGGTCCCGTGGCGGACGTGCAGCGGATGCTGTCCCGCAGCGACGACGACCTCGCGAGCCGGTTCTGGACGGCTTACGGCGGCCCGTCGATCGTGACGCGCTGGGCCGCGAAGATCGGCCTCACCGGCACCCGGCCGCCCACCGATCCCGGGCGGTGGGGCGACACGCGGATCACGGCGAAGGACGTGGTGCGGCTCTACCAGTACGTGCTGGCACACGGGCCCGCCGCGATCCTGGCCGCGCTGCGGGCCGCGACCGAGCGGGGTTCGGACGGTTTCCGCCAGTACTTCGGCATCCCGGATGCGGCCGGCGACCGGCCGTGGGCGGTCAAACAGGGCTGGTCGTGCTGCGGGCCGACGCGGATGCTGCACACCTCGGGCCTGGTCGGTGCCGACGAGCGGTACATCGTGGCGGTGCTCAGCGAGCACCCGTCCTCGGTCGACTACGCGACCGCCTCGAAACGGGTGACGTCGGTGGTCTCGGCGCTGCTCGGCTGA
- a CDS encoding alpha/beta hydrolase: MHLSSIRLDSPVNMIVVVVLTLLAIIAVPWFWDRWKRKRLWRSATTLLAVVLVVLSTAMAGNMIGGFFPTVGSLLGTGVYAAPGTDAEAAQNGEDLDKLRDTGVAHAREGKGTVVHMKVTGRRTKLTRDVTVYLPPQYFDAAYKELKFPAIEWIPNYPSGPEVFTSGYHMPEQLDAAIAKKALPPTVVIVPDPTGVPKVGHDTECVDEVDGSANDTYLTADLHDWALQKLGVSQNRRAWTIAGWSSGGYCAMNLVTRHPQWYGQAVSVSGYDKAQIDAETENLFKNRQDINDANNVRINVGLHPAPIDILAIAGDKEANESASIDRIRAAARPPVQLSSWRIKDAGHNMNTFKSQIPDVLAWIGAHMSGPAPAGRQLETTGGALPWPLPRSGAQGALADKDQ, from the coding sequence ATGCACCTGAGCAGCATCCGGCTGGACTCGCCGGTCAACATGATCGTGGTGGTCGTGCTGACGCTGCTCGCGATCATCGCGGTCCCGTGGTTCTGGGACCGCTGGAAGCGCAAGCGGCTGTGGCGCAGCGCCACGACCCTGCTCGCGGTCGTGCTCGTCGTGCTCTCGACCGCCATGGCGGGCAACATGATCGGCGGGTTCTTCCCGACCGTCGGGTCCCTGCTCGGCACCGGCGTCTACGCCGCCCCGGGCACCGACGCCGAAGCGGCGCAGAACGGCGAAGACCTCGACAAACTGCGCGACACGGGGGTGGCGCACGCGCGCGAGGGCAAGGGGACGGTCGTCCACATGAAGGTGACGGGCCGGCGCACCAAGCTGACCCGCGACGTGACGGTCTACCTGCCCCCGCAGTACTTCGACGCGGCGTACAAGGAACTGAAGTTCCCGGCGATCGAGTGGATCCCGAACTACCCGTCCGGCCCCGAGGTCTTCACCAGCGGCTACCACATGCCGGAGCAGCTCGACGCGGCGATCGCGAAGAAGGCGCTGCCCCCGACCGTGGTGATCGTCCCGGACCCGACGGGCGTCCCGAAGGTCGGCCACGACACCGAGTGCGTCGACGAGGTCGACGGCTCGGCGAACGACACGTACCTGACGGCCGACCTGCACGACTGGGCCCTGCAGAAGCTGGGCGTGTCGCAGAACCGGCGGGCGTGGACGATCGCGGGCTGGTCCTCCGGCGGCTACTGCGCGATGAACCTGGTGACCCGGCATCCCCAGTGGTACGGCCAGGCGGTCAGCGTCAGCGGCTACGACAAGGCCCAGATCGACGCGGAGACGGAAAACCTGTTCAAGAACCGCCAGGACATCAACGACGCCAACAATGTCCGCATCAACGTCGGTCTCCACCCCGCACCGATCGACATCCTGGCGATCGCGGGCGACAAGGAGGCCAACGAAAGCGCCTCGATCGACCGGATCCGCGCGGCCGCGCGGCCGCCGGTCCAGTTGTCGTCGTGGCGGATCAAGGACGCCGGCCACAACATGAACACGTTCAAGTCCCAGATCCCGGACGTCCTGGCGTGGATCGGGGCGCACATGTCGGGCCCGGCCCCGGCGGGCCGCCAGCTGGAGACGACCGGCGGGGCGCTGCCCTGGCCGCTGCCCCGCTCGGGGGCGCAAGGAGCACTGGCCGACAAGGACCAGTAG